The DNA segment AGATGTCGAAATGGTTTCTGGATTGACAACTGGACGATACAAAATGACCTTGCTAGGTATGGCACTTGTATTTTTAGGTTTACTTGCAGTTTATCGACACCCGATTAAGGCTTTGATTCCTTTGTTACCGATTACTTTAATCATTGGTTGGTCAGGAGCTGTGATGTATTTAGCTGAAATAAGCTATACCCCACTGACAGCGACTTTAGGTGCATTGATCATCGGAATCGGTACGGAGTTCACTATTTTAATCATGGAAAGATTTTATGAAGAACGTGAAAATGGGAGTTCAAGTATTGATGCCATCAGAATAGCAAACCAAAAAACTGGGAAATCGATTTTCGCATCTGCCATTACAACTATTGGCGGCTTCAGTGCTTTGCTTGTATCAGATTTTGTCATCTTGAGTAATTTTGGTATGATGACCCTAATCAATATTTCACTAGCTTTATTCAGTACAATTGTCGTAATGCCTGCTGTCTTGATTATTTTAGATCGTTTTGTAAAAACAAAACCTAGAATAGAAAAGGATACACTAGTAAATTAGGGGGATGAAGTCAATTAAAGATAAAACTGAACAAATTTTGCAAGCAGCAGTAAAGATTTTCATCAATAAAGGGCTTCAGGCAACCACACAGGAAATTTCCAAAGAAGCAGACGTTGCAGAAGTTACTTTGTTTCGGAAGTTTTCTACTAAGCAAAATTTATTTAAAACGGTTATTAAAAATGTACTTGAAAAACAATTTAATTCCAAAGTGATGCAACTAGCTGACCAAGGGGATACAGAAGAATTTCTTAAAGGAACGATTGATAATCGCTTGAAGACACTTTCTAAAAATGCACCTTTAGTTAAGATGCTTATCTCGGAAAGTTTGAAAGGCAATTTGAGTTCCGATATTGATTTCCCTGTGATTATTCATGCACAGTTAAAAAAAGCATTAGATTACCATTTTACTCAAAAAAATCAGAAGGTCGACACTGAATTATGTGCCAGACAGCTAGTTGGAATTTTTCTGAGTCATATTATCATTCCTAACGAGAGTCCTTATTACAAGTTAAATGATGAAGATAAAGAAGCATTAGTAAATAAGTATGTAAAATCATTGATTACATTATTATAAAAGAATATGTTAAAGTTATTGGTTTATTTAAGTGAGCTTGGAAATGTATCTCCAAGCTCATTTTTTTTGACTGTTTTGTTTTACTAAAGTACCTGTTAGTAAAACATTAATTGAAACGATAAAGTAAACCATACATCCACAAGTACAAAATCCAAGATAGATATACAAGATATGAGCATGCGTTAGTTCTATAAGAAAATTAACTAAGTAAATCTATTAAGTTTTTTTATGTTGCTATTCCCTTATTTCAAACCACCCGAATGCAACATCTGCCTCAACAATTTCATTATCTGGTGAAACTAAAAAAATAATAAATGATTCGCCGGATGAAAAAATGAATTTTCCATCTTCATCACTCGTCAAAGTACTTTTTGGTGATACAATTCGCTTAAATGAATTTACCCCTTTCTTTGGAAATCCTTCAACAAGTTCTGCAAAAGCGATGTTTACTTCAGGCTTTGGAAGTGGAGAAAGAGTTGTGTTTGCAGATGTCACCTTATCCGAAATCATTGATTTTCCAGGAGGTTTTGGATTAAACCAAATTTCAGCAATAAAAGGTTGATTAGATTGGTTGGTAATGGTAAATGCA comes from the Paenisporosarcina antarctica genome and includes:
- a CDS encoding DUF6143 family protein, with amino-acid sequence MPMFNNERFIKAVNIPNPLYQSLQGRYFVGQTETIRFGKGKNAWGGLINPSNSDVNLFVNAFTITNQSNQPFIAEIWFNPKPPGKSMISDKVTSANTTLSPLPKPEVNIAFAELVEGFPKKGVNSFKRIVSPKSTLTSDEDGKFIFSSGESFIIFLVSPDNEIVEADVAFGWFEIRE
- a CDS encoding TetR/AcrR family transcriptional regulator, whose amino-acid sequence is MKSIKDKTEQILQAAVKIFINKGLQATTQEISKEADVAEVTLFRKFSTKQNLFKTVIKNVLEKQFNSKVMQLADQGDTEEFLKGTIDNRLKTLSKNAPLVKMLISESLKGNLSSDIDFPVIIHAQLKKALDYHFTQKNQKVDTELCARQLVGIFLSHIIIPNESPYYKLNDEDKEALVNKYVKSLITLL